From the genome of Amycolatopsis granulosa:
CTGTCCGGCGTCGCGGTGAGCCCGGGGCGCGCACGCGGACCCGTGGTACGGGTCGCCGAGCCGCTCGGTGAGCCCCCGCGGACCCCGGCCCCGGCCGATCCGGCCGCCGACGCGGCGCGGATCGGCCCGGCCGCGGCGGCCGTGGCGCAGCGGCTGGAAGACCTCGCCGCCGCCGCCCAGGGCGAAGCGGCGGACATCCTGTTCACCACGGCCGCGATGGCCAACGACCCGGGACTGGTCGGCGAAGCCGAACGACTGGTCACCGTCGAGGGGCTGCCCGCACCCCGCGCCGTCTACGACGCCGCCGGTGGGTTCGCGCGATCGCTGGCCGCCGCGGGCGGGTACCTGGCCGAGCGCGTGCGCGACATCCAGGACGTGCGGGACCGCATCGTCGCCGAACTGCTCGGCGTCTCCCCGCCGGGCGTGCCGGAGCTGGACTCCCCGAGCGTGCTGGTCGCCCGCGACCTCGCGCCGGCCGACACCGCCGGGCTCGAACCGGCGAAGGTGCTGGCGCTGGTCACCGAACAGGGCGGGCCGACCAGCCACACCGCCATCCTCGCGCGGGCGCTCGGCATTCCGGCGGTCGTCGCGGTGCGCGGGCTGCTGGAGCTCGACGCCGAGGCCCTCCTCGTCGACGGTGACACCGGCGTGGTCGAGCCCGCCGACCCGCGCGCGCCGGTGGTGACCGCCGACCGGCAGGCGGGGGCGGAGTGGAACGGGGTGGGCGAGACCGCGGACGGGCACCGCGTCAGGATCCTCGCCAACGTGGGCTCGGTGGCCGACGCGCGGGCCGCCGCGGACGCCGGCGCCGAGGGCGTGGGGTTGTTCCGCACCGAGTTCTGCTACCTGGACGCGCCGTCCGAGCCGTCCGCCGACGAGCAGCGCGCCGCCTACGCGGCGATCCTCGCGCCGTTCGCGGGGAAGCCGGTGGTGGTGCGGACCCTCGACGCGGGCGCCGACAAACCGCTGGCCTTCCTGGCCCCCGATCCCGAACCGAACCCCGCGCTGGGGGTGCGCGGCCTGCGGGTCGCGCGCGAGCGGCCGGAGGTGCTGGACCGCCAGCTCGCGGCGATCGCCGCGGCGGCCGCGGAGTCGGGGGCCGAGGTGTCGGTGATGGCGCCGATGGTGGCGACCGCCGAGGAGGCCGCCTGGTTCGCCGGTCGGGTCCGGGCCGCGGGCATCGCCCGGGCCGGCGTGATGATCGAGATCCCGGCGGCGGCGCTGGCCGCGCGCGAGATCCTCGAGGTGACCGACTTCGTCTCGGTGGGCACCAACGACCTCGCGCAGTACACCTTCGCGGCGGACCGCCAGCTCGGTGCCGTGGCGGCCCTGAACGATCCGTGGCAGCCCGCGCTGCTCCGGTTGATCGCGCTGGTCGGGGAGGCGGCGCGGGCGACGGGCAAACCGGCCGGGGTGTGCGGTGAGGCGGCGGCGGACCCGCGGCTGGCCCGCGTGCTGACCGGTCTCGGCATCACCAGCCTGTCCATGAACGCCGCGGCGATCAGGTCCGTCGGGGCGAGCCTGGCCGAGGTGGGTTTCGCCGACTGCGAGGCGGCCGCCCGCGGCGCGCTCACCGGGAAGCGCTGACCGGTTACCTCGCCGGTGCGGGCGGCGCCGCGGCCGGCCGGCGGTTCCGGCGCAGCGCGATCGTCAGCAGCCGTGCGGCCGGGCCGGCCGGGGTCGTGCCGGACCGCCACACCGCGCGCAGTGCCCGGCCGAGGTCGACGCCGACGGTCGGGATCTCCACCAGCGTCCCGGCGGTGAGGTCCGGCGCCACGATCAGCTCGCTGATCAGCGCCGGCCCCGCCCCGGCCGCCACCGCGCTGCGCACGGCGGTCGCCGAACCCAGTTCGAGCAGCGGTTCCACCGGTTCGGCGCCCGCCTCGCGCAATGCCTGTTCGGCGGTTTCCCGGGTGCCCGAACCGGATTCGCGGCTGATCAGCGCGGTCGCCGCGAGCTCGGCGGGGTCGACCGGACGTCGGCGCCGCCGCCACGGGTGGTCCGGTGCCACGACCAGCACCAGCCGGTCCCGGGCCACCACGCGGGACCGCACCCCGGTCAGCCCGCCCGGTGATTCCACGAACCCCAGGTCGATGCCGCCGTGACGGGCCAGTTCGTGCACCCGGCTGGAGTTGAGCACCTGCATGCCCACGTGCAGGTCGGGGACGGCGCGCCGCAGCTCGCCGATCCACGTCGGCAACAGGTATTCCGCCACCGTGAGGCTCGCCGCCAGCGACAGCTGGGCGCCGCGCTCGCGGCGCAGTGCTTCCGCGCCGTCCATCAGCACGCCCAGTTCGTCGAGGACCCGCTGCGCCCACCCGCTGACCAGGAGCCCGGACTGGGTGAGCGCCGAACCGCGCCGCGACCGGTCCAGCAGCTGGATGCCGAGCAGCCGTTCCAGCGTGCTGATCCGCTTGCTCGCCGACGGCTGGCTGATCCCGGCGGTCTGCGCGGCCGCGGTGAGGCTGCCGTGGTGCCCCACCAGAACGAGCAGCCGCAGGGATTCGACATCGGGCAGACGGGTCATGCAGTAAGGGTATGACGTGCGAGTCGCTTGACGGGTACCGGGGAGCGCGCCACGCGGTGACGATCTGGTTGTGACGAAAGCACATCCCGTTCGGGAGAACGCCCCGCGATCGAGGATGCCCGCCCGGCGGCTGGTGCCGGGCCTGCTGGTGGCCGCCGCCGGCACGGCCGTCGCGTTCGGACTGAACAGACTCGTGCCCGCGGTCAGCGCGCTGACCGTCGCGGTCGTGCTCGGGGTGCTCGTCGCGAGTGCCGTCCCCCCGGCCGCGCAGGACGGCTTGCGCTGGGCCACCCGGAAGTTCCTGCGGCTGGGCGTGGTGCTGCTGGGGTGCCAGCTCGGGCTCGGCGAGGTCTTCCGGCTCGGCGCGGGCACCGTGGTCGCGGTGGTGGTCACCGTGCTGGTCAGCTTCTCCGGCACGATCCTCGCCGGCCGGCTGATCGGGGTGCCGCGCGGGCTGGCGCTGCTGGTGGGCACCGGGTTCTCGATCTGCGGCGCCTCCGCGATCGCGGCGATGGACAGCGTGACCGAGTCCGACCGCGAGGAGGTCGCGACCGCGGTGACACTCGTGACGCTCTACGGCAGCGCCGCCATCGCGCTGGTGCCGCTGGCCGGGCGCGCGCTCGGCCTGGGCCCGCAGCGGTTCGGCGAGTGGGCGGGGCTCAGCGTGCACGAGGTCGCGCAGGTGGTGGCCGCCGCGTCCCCGGCGGGGGCGGCCGCGGTCGCGATCGCGGTCGTGGTGAAGCTCACCCGGGTGGTGCTGCTCGCGCCGATGGTGGCCGGGGTGAGCATCGTGCGGCGCCGCCGCGCGCTGCACACCCCGGCCACCACGACCGGCAAGCGCCCGCCCCTGGTGCCGCTGTTCGTGCTCGGTTTCCTCGCCACGATGGCCCTGCGCAGCTCGGGCCTGGTGCCCGCGCCGCTGCTCTCCGCCGCGAACGTGGTGACCACCCTGTTGTTCGCCGCCGCGCTGTTCGGCCTGGGCAGCGGCGTGCGGATCGGTGCGCTGCTGCGCACGGGCCGCCGCGGCCTCGCGCTGGGCGCGGTGTCCACCGTCCTGGTCGCGCTCGTGGCCTACGGGGCGCTCGCGGTCGCCTGAGGTGCGTGCGGGCGGTCGAACCGGTCCCTAACCCGGGTCGCCGGCGAGGTTCTGCTCGCCGCGGGTGGCACTGGTCGTGGTGTGGCTGCCGGACAGGTGGCGTGCGGTGTTGACGAGCCCGACCATGCTGAACGCCTGCGGGGTGTTGCCCAGCTGGCGCCCGAG
Proteins encoded in this window:
- a CDS encoding LysR family transcriptional regulator, which translates into the protein MTRLPDVESLRLLVLVGHHGSLTAAAQTAGISQPSASKRISTLERLLGIQLLDRSRRGSALTQSGLLVSGWAQRVLDELGVLMDGAEALRRERGAQLSLAASLTVAEYLLPTWIGELRRAVPDLHVGMQVLNSSRVHELARHGGIDLGFVESPGGLTGVRSRVVARDRLVLVVAPDHPWRRRRRPVDPAELAATALISRESGSGTRETAEQALREAGAEPVEPLLELGSATAVRSAVAAGAGPALISELIVAPDLTAGTLVEIPTVGVDLGRALRAVWRSGTTPAGPAARLLTIALRRNRRPAAAPPAPAR
- the ptsP gene encoding phosphoenolpyruvate--protein phosphotransferase, with the translated sequence MAETRLSGVAVSPGRARGPVVRVAEPLGEPPRTPAPADPAADAARIGPAAAAVAQRLEDLAAAAQGEAADILFTTAAMANDPGLVGEAERLVTVEGLPAPRAVYDAAGGFARSLAAAGGYLAERVRDIQDVRDRIVAELLGVSPPGVPELDSPSVLVARDLAPADTAGLEPAKVLALVTEQGGPTSHTAILARALGIPAVVAVRGLLELDAEALLVDGDTGVVEPADPRAPVVTADRQAGAEWNGVGETADGHRVRILANVGSVADARAAADAGAEGVGLFRTEFCYLDAPSEPSADEQRAAYAAILAPFAGKPVVVRTLDAGADKPLAFLAPDPEPNPALGVRGLRVARERPEVLDRQLAAIAAAAAESGAEVSVMAPMVATAEEAAWFAGRVRAAGIARAGVMIEIPAAALAAREILEVTDFVSVGTNDLAQYTFAADRQLGAVAALNDPWQPALLRLIALVGEAARATGKPAGVCGEAAADPRLARVLTGLGITSLSMNAAAIRSVGASLAEVGFADCEAAARGALTGKR
- a CDS encoding YeiH family protein, which encodes MPARRLVPGLLVAAAGTAVAFGLNRLVPAVSALTVAVVLGVLVASAVPPAAQDGLRWATRKFLRLGVVLLGCQLGLGEVFRLGAGTVVAVVVTVLVSFSGTILAGRLIGVPRGLALLVGTGFSICGASAIAAMDSVTESDREEVATAVTLVTLYGSAAIALVPLAGRALGLGPQRFGEWAGLSVHEVAQVVAAASPAGAAAVAIAVVVKLTRVVLLAPMVAGVSIVRRRRALHTPATTTGKRPPLVPLFVLGFLATMALRSSGLVPAPLLSAANVVTTLLFAAALFGLGSGVRIGALLRTGRRGLALGAVSTVLVALVAYGALAVA